CCCCGTTCCTCGAAACGGTCCGAACGGACAGACGCGCGCACGCCGCGCGATGGGGCTCGGCAACATGCCCGGAGCCAAATTCAATACTGCAGACGTAGTTTTGTGGATTATGGTTCTCGGATGGTTTGTCGCTGGTAGTGGGCTCGCTAGGCGCGGTGTTGGTGATGTCGTCGCCAGGTCAGGATGTGGGTGATCCGCTCGGGTGAGACGCCCGCCGAGGCGTGGAACAGGCGGGCGCTTTAGAGCAGGGCCAGGGGATCAGCCCTGAGGGTGTGGGTCGTGCGCGGGCGGTGGCAATCGCGAGGAAGGCGTGAGCCAACATCACCAGTGTGGTCCAGCGGTCGCGTCATGCCAGCAGCCACCGCTGTCCTGCGGTGTCGGATTCGGCCGGCTCTGCCAGTGCCCAGTCGTCGTAGCGCTGCCCGTGTACACCCGTTCCGGCGGAGAGGCGTTGCCAGGTCTGTTCGCAGACCGGTGATCAGCGTGTCGGCCCGAGTGGTCCCCACCGCGGTGGTGCTCGGTGGTTGCAGGCATGGTCAGTACGCAGCCGAGCTGCTGGTCTTCCAGCTCGCCGCGCAGGGCGGTGTTGGCGCCATCAACCTCATCAGCGGCCGCCCGTTGGGCGGGCACGCCGGCGGTCGCGGGTCAGTTGATCACGCGGGTCGCCAGCTGTGGTTTCGCCGCGAATTCCACATCGTCGGGCCTCGCCCGCCACCCGCCGATCGAGGTCGTCGGACCGGCAGCGAGACAGCTGTGATTCCCGGCCGATGAGCCGGACACGGCGGGCGAGTTGCCGAGCACCCGGAAACTCGCGTACCGCATGGAAACCGGTTGCCGGTGGGACACCCCGCACAAGGGCCTTGTCCAAGCACCACCCGATCAGCGGCTTCGACGCGCCTCCCCAGAGCTGTGCGTAGGCCGGTCACCGCCGTGGGACGTGTGTGAACGTCGGTGCGCGGAGTCACGGGAACGTGGTCGGCAAGGCGGAACACGGGACGGCTCGATCGTGACGGCCTGAAACGGGACTTCCCATGACCGTGCCGACTGCTCGGGGCAACCTCGGGGCCACCGCGCCGTGGGGACAGCGAATCCAGGACCGCGGACGAACCGGTGTGACCAAGCTCAGGAAGAGCTTCGTCGCACCGGTTCGCGGGGAGGCTCCGTGGCGGAACCACCCCGCGAGTGAACACACCTGACGAAGCCCTACTAGTCGCTCTGCAGGTAGGACAGCAACCGCAGGATCTCCAGGTAGAGCCAGATCAGCGTGACCATCAGGCTGAAGGCGATGTACCAGGAGTGCTGAGCGTCCACGCCGTTCTTGATGGCCCGGTCGGCCTCGTCGAAGTCCAGCAGGAAGACGAACGCGGCGATGCCGATGCACAGCAGGCTGAATCCGATGGCCAGCGGACCACCATCGCTGTCCCTGATGCCCAGGCCGCCCTCGACGAAGAACCCGGCGACGAGGTTGATCAGCATCAGCGTGAAGGCGCCCGCCGCGGCCCCGATGATCCACTTGGTCAGCTTGGGCGTCACCCGGATGGCCCCGGTCTTGTAGACCACCAGCATGGCGGCGAACACACCCATCGTGCCCGCGAGCGCCTGCATGATGATCCCCGGATTAACCATCGAGGCGAACATGTAGCTGATCCCGCCGAGGAACACGCCCTCGACTGCCGAGTAGGCGATCACCAGCGCGGGGCTGACCTTCTTCTTGAAGATGTTGACCAGCGCCAGCACGAACCCGACGAGCGCCGCGGGCAGCGCCAGCGCAACCGCCTGCGGACCGGCGACGAAGTAGGTCGCGGCCGCGGTGCCGATCGTGATCGCCAGCGTGGTGGCCGTCTTGGTCACGACGTCGTCGATGGTCAGCGGACGTCCGGCCTGCTTGGGAGCAGTGGGTGCCTGTCCGCCGGCACCGAACGAGCCCCCGGGGGGCTGGCCGTAGTTGAAGTTCGCGTGCCCACCCTTGGACAGGCTCTTGAACGCAGGGTTACTGCTTGTGCGCAACTCATCCTCCCGGGCGTGCGTGCGCCGTCACCCGTTACAACGATCGAGAACCGCGCACGGTTCCATGTCACGTAAAAAACACTTTACCCGCATTCGACGATTTCCCCCACCACCTCACCCGACCGATCGAGAGACATCGGCGAACGAGGCGAAACCTCCCCGAGAAAGTGCTCCACGTCACGCGGATTCAGCGGCGTTTCTTCTGGCTCCGCTGTGTCGTTGACTGCTTACCGGAACCGCCCTTCTGCTGCGGTCCCTTCTTTCCGGGGGAACCACCCGCGGACTTGGTGCCGCTCTTCGAACCACCGCTCGGTTTGCCGCCAGGTGTCCCGCTCGACTTGCCCGCGGAGCCGGCCTTCGCCCCGGAACCGGACTTCTTCGTCCCGGAGCCGGAAGCACCCCCCTGCTTCCCGGAGCCACCGCCGGAGCGGGCTCCGTTCTCGGGCTCCTCGGAGACCGAGTCCTCCACGACGGTCCCCTCGACAGCGGTGGCCGACTCGCCCGAACGGTCCGGCTTCTGCCCCGGCTTGGGACGGGGAGCCTCCTTCTTGGCCTCGAGGTCGCGCTCCTTCTGGCGCTGCTCCTCGCGGTCCACCTTGTTGGTGAGGAAGTGCTGCTGGCCGAGCGTCCACACGTTGTTGGCCAGCCAGTAGAACAGGACGGCCATCGGCAGGAACCAGCCCGAGACCAGCGCGCCGATCGGGGCGAGGTACATCATGACCTTGCCCATCATCGCGCTCTGGGGATTGGACATGGCCGCGTCCGACTGCCGCTTCATCGACATGCGCATCGTGAAGAACGTGGCCACCGAGGCGACGATCATCAGCGGGATACCCACCGCGATCATCTCGGGCCTGCTGGTGCCGAAGGCCTCCAGTTGCTGCTCGGACTGGGTGATGGCGTTGGAGAGCTTGGCCCCGAAGATGTCGGCGTTGATGAAGGAGTCGACGCCCTCCTGGCCGAACACGAAGTTGCTGTCCTCGTTCGGCTTGAAGCTCCGCAGTACGTGGAAAAGGCTCAGGAAGACCGGGATCTGCACGAGAGCCGGAAGGCAGCCGCCGAGGGGGTTGACCCCCTGCTCGGACTGCATCTTCTGCATCTCCTGCATCATCTTCTGGCGGTCGTTCTTGTATTTTTCGCGGATCTTCTGCATCTGCGGGGCGAACTTCTGCATCTTCCGCCCCGCACGAATCTGGCTCAGCGCGGGCTTGAGCAACAGGACGCGCAGGGTGAAGACCAGGAAGAAGACGGCGAGCACCCAGCTGATGCCCTGGTCCTTCCCGAACAGCGCGCCGAAGATCGCGTGCCAGAACCACAGGATGGCCGACACCGGGTAGAGGATAAAGCCGAAGAAGTCCGCCACTCATTCACTCCTGGTCGTCGCCCGGCGTGCTCCCCCGGGCTTCACCTGCACAACCGCACCCCGTACGCACCGCAGGGCTCAGCCCCGCCAGGGTGTCACGACCGAATCCGATCACGACGCGCGGGAGGCCCCACAGCCGCCTCGACCGCGCGAGATCGGACCGTCCGGAAAAGGCCTCCCGGAAACCCCGGTCCGACCGGCGTGGACTCCGACGTTCTCGCGCACGGACGAACCGTGCGGGTTCTCTCACGCGGAGCCGCCCTCGGAACCCCCTCCGGAGCCGGAGAGCACGGCGCTCATCACACGGGGGATTGTACGCGTGTCCGACCGATGGCGGGCACCCCGGAAAACACGGGCACCACGACGGAGACCGGAAACGCACTCTTTCGGGAGGCGTCGTCGCGGAAGCATTGACTTAAACCTTGATCGAAGTTCTAGTTTTGCTCGCGTCGCCGCAGACGGGACCGAGCGGTCCCACGAGATCGAAGGAGCACCATGAGTTCGAACGCCCTCCGCCTCGCCGTGATCATCGGAAGCGTCCGACAGGGCCGCTTCGGCCCCACCGTCGGTCACTGGGTCGCGAACGAGGCCGAACGGTTCGAGCAGTTCGAGGTCGACCCGATCGACCTGGCCGAGTTCCAGCTGCCCCTCGACATGGCGGGCGAATCGAGTCCGCGGGCCCGGGAGTCCGGCGAGGAGCTGCGGCGGCGGCTCGGTGCCGCGGACGCCTTCGTCGTCGTCACCCCCGAGTACAACCGCAGCTTCCCCGCAGCGCTGAAGAACGTGATCGATCACCACAAGGTCGAGTGGTACGCCAAACCCGTGGGGCTGGTCTCCTACGGAGGCATCGCCGGTGGCCTGCACGCGGTGGAGAACCTGCGCCAGGTCTTCGCCGAGGTGCGCGCCATGACCGTGCGCGACACGGTCAGCTTCCACGGAGCTCAGGCCGCTTTCGACGAGGAGGGCCTGCCGGTGGACCAGGCGGGGAGCAGCACCGCGGCCAAGACGATGCTCGAGGACCTGACCTGGTGGACCCGCGCGCTGGTCGAGGCCAAGGAGAGGCGCCCCTACCTCGGCTGAACCACTCGCCGTCGGCGCTGCCTGCGAGAGCGGTCGTCGGAAGGACAACCGCGGTCGGGTGCGGTCGGTGGAACCGTTCCGCACCCGACCGCGGAGGAGTCGCCCGGCGAGCCAGCCGTGCCGCACGAAATCGGGTCCCGCGGGTCAGTGCTCCGAGGGCTTGCCGGGGAAGAAGCGCACGGCCGGACGTCCCTCCGGACCGTCCGGGGAAACCCCGGCCCGCACGTCGTAGACGTCGGCTATGAGTTCCGGCGTGAGCACCTCGGAGGGTTTTCCCGAGGTCACCGCACTGCCCTCCCGCAGCACGATCAGCTGGTCGCAGAACATGGCGGCCAGGTTCAGATCGTGCAGCGCCAGCACGCTGGTCACCGGGATGCGCACCACGAGCCCGAGCAGCTCGAGCTGGTGCCGGATGTCCAGGTGGTTGGTCGGCTCGTCGAGCAGCAGCTCCCGCGGCTGCTGGGCCAGGGCACGCGCGATCTGCACCCGCTGCCGCTCGCCGCCGGACAGCGTGTGCCAACAACGCCGTTTCTTGTCCGACAGTTCCGTGTACTCGAGAGCGGAGCGAACGGCCTCCTGGTCGGCGGCCGTCTCCGCCGACCAGGGACGTCGGTGCGGGACACGACCCAGCCGGACGACGTCGAGCACGTTCATGTCCACCCCGGTGTCGGCCTGCTGCTCCACGAGCCCGACCTTGCGGGCGACGTTCCTGCGCCCCACCCGGTCGATCGGAACGCCGTCGAGCCGGACCACTCCGGCCGAAGCGCCGCGCACCCCGGACAGCAACCGCAGCAGAGTCGACTTGCCGGAACCGTTGGGCCCCAGCAGCCCGACGGTCGAACCGGGGTCGGGTTCGAGACTGACCTCGTCGACGATCAACCTGCCGCCGACGTGCCAGGAAACCCGGTCGGCGAGCAATCCCACGGTGCCGTCCTCCCTCTCACGATCAACTCGTCTTGCGGGTGCGGTAGAGGATGACCACGAAGGCGGGCACACCGATCAACGACGTCATCACCCCCACCGGGATCTCCTGCGGATCGAGCACGGTGCGCGCGATCGTGTCGATCCACACCAGAAAGATCGCCCCGGCCAGCGCGGTGGTCGGCAGCAGTCCGCGATGACCGGATCCGACCAGGGCGCGGGCGGCGTGCGGCAGCACGAGCCCGACGAACCCGATCGCACCGGCCGAGCTGACCAGGGTCGCCGTGAGCAGCGCGGTCGCGATCAGCAGCACCGTCCTGGTACGCGTCACGGAGACGCCGAGCGAGGCGGCGGCGTCCTGCCCGAAGGTGAACGCGTCCAACGCAGTGGCCTTGGCCAGGCACACCAGCAGCACCACGACCAGCGCGAACAGGCACGACGCCACGTCGAACCACCCGGTTCCGGCCAGCGATCCCAGCAACCAGAACAGCACGCTCCGGGTCTGCTCGGCGTCACCGGCCGACATGACTATGAACGAGGTCAACGCCGAGAACAACTGCATGGCGGCCACCCCGGCCAGGATCACGCGGTCGGCCGTACCGCCCACGACGTGGCTCAGCACGAGCACCAGCGTGAACGAGCACAGCGAGCCGAGGAAGGCACCGAGCGAGAGCGTGGCCACCCCGCTGCCGAGGCCCAGGATCACCACGGCCACCGCCCCCGTGGAGGCCCCCGAGGAGATCCCCAGCACGTAGGGGTCGGCCAGCGGGTTGCGCAGCAGGGACTGCATGACCACGCCGCACAGCCCGAGCCCGGCCCCGCAGACGGCGGCCAGCACCGTCCGGGGCAACCGCAGGTTCCAGATGATCCCCTCGCGGATCAGCGAGAGTCCGGAGTCCCCCAGACCGAGGTGGTCGGCCACCACCCCCCACACGTTCGGCACCGCGATGTCGGCCGGTCCTATCGTGATGGTGAAGGCCACGGAGAGGCAGAGCAGGGCCAGCCCGCACAGCCAGAGGACCGTGGTGCCCACCCCACCCGGGCGGGTGAGCAACGATCTCATTCGACGAGGCCGAACTCGCGCAGCTTGGCGGCCACCCGCTCCACCCCGTTCACGGTACGGAGCGACGGGTTCATCGCGGCTCCGCTGAGTCTGATGTAGCGCTCGTCGCGCACCGCGTCCATGTGCTTGGTGACCGGGTTGGACTCCAGGAAATCGATCTTCTGGGCCGCTTCCTCCGCGGTTTGGCTCTCGCGGGTGAGATCACCGAGCACGAGCACGTCCGGATTCCGCTCGGCCACCGTCTCCCAGTTGATCTGCGGCCACTCCTGGTGCGTGTCGTCGAAGACGTTCCGCGCGCCGATCCTGTCGGTGATGATCCCCGGCGCGCCGCAGCAGCCCGCCATGTACGGCGACTCCTTGTTGGCGAACCAGTAGAGCATGCTCACCCCGGAGGCATCGATGTCCTCCGTGGCCGTGGCGACCCTGTTCCGCAGTTCCTCGACCAGTTCCGCACCGCGCCGCTCGACGTCGAACACCCGCGCGAGGTTCTCGATCTCCTCGTAGACCCGGTCCATCCGCAGTTGTTCGGCGCGCGAGCCGTCCCCGTCCCCCGCGTTGTTCTTGGCGCAGTCCGCGGGGGCCACGTAGGTCGGCACGCCGAGCCGTTCGAACTTCTCCCGCGAGGCGACCCGGCTCACGGTGCTCTCGAACGAGGCCGAGACGAAGTCAGGTTCCTCGGCCAGCACCCGCTCGTAGGAGGGGGTGTCGTCGGCGAGACGGGGGACCCCGGAGTTCGCCTCCTCCAGGGACTTCAGCACCGGGTCGGTCCAGGTCGCCGTGCCCACCACGCGGTCGGCCAGGCCGAGGGAGAGCAGGATCTCGGTGGATCCCTGGTCCAGGGAGACGACGCGTTCGGGCGGGGCGTCGAGGGTGACCTCCCTGCCGCAGTTCTCGACGGTTCGCGGGTAGCCGGGCGCACTCCGCCCGGAGGGGTCGGAGGCCTCGCCGCCGCAGGCGGTAAGCAGACCGGCCGCGAGCA
This genomic stretch from Actinopolyspora halophila DSM 43834 harbors:
- a CDS encoding ABC transporter substrate-binding protein — translated: MRRPFRSLSLCCLPLLAAGLLTACGGEASDPSGRSAPGYPRTVENCGREVTLDAPPERVVSLDQGSTEILLSLGLADRVVGTATWTDPVLKSLEEANSGVPRLADDTPSYERVLAEEPDFVSASFESTVSRVASREKFERLGVPTYVAPADCAKNNAGDGDGSRAEQLRMDRVYEEIENLARVFDVERRGAELVEELRNRVATATEDIDASGVSMLYWFANKESPYMAGCCGAPGIITDRIGARNVFDDTHQEWPQINWETVAERNPDVLVLGDLTRESQTAEEAAQKIDFLESNPVTKHMDAVRDERYIRLSGAAMNPSLRTVNGVERVAAKLREFGLVE
- a CDS encoding NADPH-dependent FMN reductase, which codes for MSSNALRLAVIIGSVRQGRFGPTVGHWVANEAERFEQFEVDPIDLAEFQLPLDMAGESSPRARESGEELRRRLGAADAFVVVTPEYNRSFPAALKNVIDHHKVEWYAKPVGLVSYGGIAGGLHAVENLRQVFAEVRAMTVRDTVSFHGAQAAFDEEGLPVDQAGSSTAAKTMLEDLTWWTRALVEAKERRPYLG
- a CDS encoding Bax inhibitor-1/YccA family protein, yielding MRTSSNPAFKSLSKGGHANFNYGQPPGGSFGAGGQAPTAPKQAGRPLTIDDVVTKTATTLAITIGTAAATYFVAGPQAVALALPAALVGFVLALVNIFKKKVSPALVIAYSAVEGVFLGGISYMFASMVNPGIIMQALAGTMGVFAAMLVVYKTGAIRVTPKLTKWIIGAAAGAFTLMLINLVAGFFVEGGLGIRDSDGGPLAIGFSLLCIGIAAFVFLLDFDEADRAIKNGVDAQHSWYIAFSLMVTLIWLYLEILRLLSYLQSD
- a CDS encoding FecCD family ABC transporter permease — protein: MRSLLTRPGGVGTTVLWLCGLALLCLSVAFTITIGPADIAVPNVWGVVADHLGLGDSGLSLIREGIIWNLRLPRTVLAAVCGAGLGLCGVVMQSLLRNPLADPYVLGISSGASTGAVAVVILGLGSGVATLSLGAFLGSLCSFTLVLVLSHVVGGTADRVILAGVAAMQLFSALTSFIVMSAGDAEQTRSVLFWLLGSLAGTGWFDVASCLFALVVVLLVCLAKATALDAFTFGQDAAASLGVSVTRTRTVLLIATALLTATLVSSAGAIGFVGLVLPHAARALVGSGHRGLLPTTALAGAIFLVWIDTIARTVLDPQEIPVGVMTSLIGVPAFVVILYRTRKTS
- the yidC gene encoding membrane protein insertase YidC, with protein sequence MADFFGFILYPVSAILWFWHAIFGALFGKDQGISWVLAVFFLVFTLRVLLLKPALSQIRAGRKMQKFAPQMQKIREKYKNDRQKMMQEMQKMQSEQGVNPLGGCLPALVQIPVFLSLFHVLRSFKPNEDSNFVFGQEGVDSFINADIFGAKLSNAITQSEQQLEAFGTSRPEMIAVGIPLMIVASVATFFTMRMSMKRQSDAAMSNPQSAMMGKVMMYLAPIGALVSGWFLPMAVLFYWLANNVWTLGQQHFLTNKVDREEQRQKERDLEAKKEAPRPKPGQKPDRSGESATAVEGTVVEDSVSEEPENGARSGGGSGKQGGASGSGTKKSGSGAKAGSAGKSSGTPGGKPSGGSKSGTKSAGGSPGKKGPQQKGGSGKQSTTQRSQKKRR
- a CDS encoding ABC transporter ATP-binding protein; this encodes MGLLADRVSWHVGGRLIVDEVSLEPDPGSTVGLLGPNGSGKSTLLRLLSGVRGASAGVVRLDGVPIDRVGRRNVARKVGLVEQQADTGVDMNVLDVVRLGRVPHRRPWSAETAADQEAVRSALEYTELSDKKRRCWHTLSGGERQRVQIARALAQQPRELLLDEPTNHLDIRHQLELLGLVVRIPVTSVLALHDLNLAAMFCDQLIVLREGSAVTSGKPSEVLTPELIADVYDVRAGVSPDGPEGRPAVRFFPGKPSEH